A genome region from Eremothecium gossypii ATCC 10895 chromosome VII, complete sequence includes the following:
- the SEC4 gene encoding Rab family GTPase SEC4 (Syntenic homolog of Saccharomyces cerevisiae YFL005W (SEC4)), whose product MSGLRTVSSSSGAKNYDSIMKILLVGDSGVGKSCLLVRFVEDKFSPSFITTIGIDFKIKAVDINGKKIKLQLWDTAGQERFRTITTAYYRGAMGIILVYDVTDERTFENIRQWFTTVNQHANEEAQLLLVGNKKDMDTRAVTYEQGESLAKELGVPFIEASAKDDENVSDIFFTLAKLIQEKIDNDKLVNNSGREGSVNISSGSNMPSSNCC is encoded by the coding sequence ATGTCGGGGCTAAGAACGGTGTCGTCGTCCAGCGGGGCTAAGAACTACGACTCGATCATGAAGATATTGCTCGTGGGGGATTCCGGCGTGGGCAAGTCGTGCTTGCTCGTGCGGTTTGTGGAGGACAAGTTCAGTCCCTCGTTCATCACCACGATCGGGATCGACTTCAAAATCAAGGCGGTGGACATCAACGGCAAGAAGATCAAGCTTCAGCTCTGGGACACGGCGGGACAGGAGCGGTTCCGGACGATCACCACCGCGTACTACCGGGGTGCGATGGGGATCATCTTGGTGTACGACGTGACGGACGAGCGCACGTTCGAGAACATCCGCCAGTGGTTCACGACGGTCAACCAGCACGCGAACGAGGAGGCGCAGCTCTTGTTGGTGGGCAACAAGAAGGACATGGACACCCGCGCGGTGACGTACGAGCAGGGGGAGAGCTTGGCCAAGGAGCTCGGCGTGCCGTTCATCGAGGCCAGTGCCAAGGACGACGAGAACGTGAGCGACATCTTCTTCACGCTGGCTAAGCTCATCCAAGAGAAGATCGACAACGACAAGTTGGTCAACAACAGCGGCAGAGAGGGGAGCGTGAACATCTCGTCGGGCAGCAACATGCCCTCGTCCAACTGTTGCTAG
- a CDS encoding AGL020Wp (Syntenic homolog of Saccharomyces cerevisiae YFL004W (VTC2) and YPL019C (VTC3)) encodes MLFGVKLANDIYPPWKDWYIDYDGLKKLLKESVIKDLGLSPKESKRKGKGDTDEHWTARNESNFVEALDRELEKVYSFQSGKYTEIMGKLERLEEELDGADALQSLDLGHIREELEQALTEAQELDRFSRLNFTGFIKIVKKHDKLHEGYPSVKSLLQVRLKALPFHSEEYSPLLYKISFLYDVLRKSTDTASKSLIESSKLSSFTSEDMPTYRTYKFWIHPDNLMEVKTRILRHLPVLVYMAAPPESGDVMGPLNPGAVDEEGSVPSSASSFDATAHQTKSLDNVVTTLYFDNEEFELYNNRLLKATSSPTVMLWWTGKLINLSDVFLEKRVPLESKDTDTIDREEVRLKLKKKFISGFIFNGDPEFKEKMSAKLRERGSREAEISKFCEDVDSLQKFILQNELQPVLRTLYTRTAFQIPGDDRIRITIDSNIMYIREDCFDEDRPIRDPKNWHRPELDAAVQNPMKFLRPGEYTKFPYSVMEIRVRTQAPSLTNLVTGVGPLIPSQYSEWFYELTNSHLVKEVPKFSKYIQGVASLFGEDDRFDMLPFWLPDLETDIRMNPDQAYEEERKRLEQHGVQQAAAARMRRLSLLSHPGGASLEKDSNRQPQRANEPPRVADLEDSDTSEEEAERDAQPRKPRNRRKRSMFLTVLTGREPKLSGFDSEDEEVELPPGVKKPTTLIKNAGPVNVEAKVWLANERTFTRWLTLATSLSVLTFSIFYSADRSAFPKVANTLSYIYFGLTVFTALWAYFVHRRRLSVITERSGQHLDAPVGPLLLALVLVAAQCINFVAVFRGLAQKQNAVAGTLEAAGLPFSADELSPPLAAIREFVFWVVGADRGPHL; translated from the coding sequence ATGTTGTTTGGTGTCAAGTTGGCTAATGATATCTACCCACCCTGGAAGGATTGGTACATTGACTACGATGGGCTGAAGAAGCTTCTCAAGGAGTCAGTAATAAAGGACCTGGGGCTCAGCCCGAAGGAGAGCAAGAGGAAGGGCAAGGGTGACACGGACGAGCACTGGACAGCGCGCAACGAGTCTAACTTTGTCGAGGCTCTGGACCGGGAGTTGGAAAAGGTGTATAGTTTCCAAAGTGGCAAGTACACCGAGATAATGGGAAAGCTCGAGCGGCTTGAGGAAGAACTCGACGGCGCAGACGCTCTGCAGTCTCTGGACCTCGGCCACATACGAGAAGAGCTGGAACAGGCGTTGACAGAGGCTCAGGAGCTAGACCGGTTCTCGCGCTTGAACTTCACGGGTTTCATCAAAATTGTTAAAAAGCACGATAAGCTCCACGAAGGCTATCCGTCGGTGAAGTCTCTGTTACAGGTGCGTCTGAAGGCATTGCCATTCCACTCCGAAGAGTACTCCCCGCTCTTGTACAAGATCTCGTTCCTGTATGACGTCTTGCGCAAGAGCACGGACACGGCCTCGAAGTCGCTAATCGAATCTTCTAAGCTCTCCAGCTTTACTAGCGAAGACATGCCAACCTACCGGACTTACAAGTTCTGGATCCATCCGGACAACTTGATGGAGGTCAAGACGCGCATCCTGCGCCATCTACCCGTGCTTGTGTACATGGCAGCGCCGCCCGAAAGTGGCGATGTCATGGGACCGCTGAACCCTGGCGCCGTTGATGAGGAAGGCAGTGTTCCTTCTTCCGCTTCCAGCTTCGACGCTACCGCGCACCAGACGAAGAGCTTGGATAACGTTGTCACCACGCTCTATTTCGATAACGAGGAGTTTGAGTTATACAACAACCGGTTGTTGAAAGCTACGTCGTCACCCACTGTGATGCTCTGGTGGACCGGCAAACTCATCAACCTCTCGGATGTCTTTTTGGAGAAGCGAGTGCCTCTAGAGAGCAAAGACACTGATACAATTGATCGCGAGGAAGTTAGGTTGAAGCTCAAGAAGAAGTTCATTTCGGGCTTTATCTTCAATGGTGATCCAGAATTCAAAGAAAAGATGTCTGCGAAGCTACGTGAGAGGGGTTCTCGAGAAGCAGAGATTTCGAAATTCTGTGAGGATGTTGACTCTTTACAGAAATTTATCCTACAGAATGAGCTGCAACCTGTCTTGAGAACGCTCTACACGAGAACTGCGTTCCAGATTCCGGGCGATGACAGAATTCGGATCACAATCGATTCCAATATAATGTATATTAGGGAGGATTGTTTCGATGAGGACAGGCCCATCAGAGATCCTAAAAATTGGCACAGACCTGAGTTAGACGCCGCAGTTCAAAATCCTATGAAGTTTCTTCGTCCTGGAGAATACACCAAGTTCCCTTACTCTGTCATGGAGATCAGAGTTCGAACTCAGGCGCCATCCTTGACAAACTTGGTTACTGGCGTTGGCCCACTGATACCCTCGCAGTATAGTGAATGGTTTTACGAGTTGACCAACTCGCATCTAGTAAAAGAGGTACCCAAGTTTTCGAAATACATACAGGGTGTGGCCTCATTGTTCGGTGAGGATGACAGGTTTGACATGCTGCCCTTCTGGCTCCCTGACCTGGAGACTGATATCCGGATGAATCCAGATCAAGCTTATGAGGAAGAAAGAAAAAGGCTGGAACAGCATGGTGTTCAGCAggcggctgctgcgcgtATGAGGAGGCTCTCGCTTTTGTCTCACCCAGGAGGTGCTAGCCTTGAAAAAGACAGTAACCGCCAACCTCAGCGCGCGAACGAGCCACCCAGGGTGGCAGATCTCGAAGACTCAGATACCTCCGAGGAAGAGGCCGAGCGCGATGCGCAACCTCGGAAACCAAGAAACAGGCGCAAGCGGTCTATGTTCCTCACTGTCTTGACTGGAAGGGAACCAAAGCTTTCGGGGTTTGACTCAGAGGATGAAGAGGTTGAGCTGCCTCCAGGAGTCAAGAAGCCAACAACACTCATAAAAAATGCAGGGCCTGTCAATGTGGAAGCAAAAGTCTGGCTCGCAAACGAACGGACATTCACTCGCTGGTTGACTCTCGCCACGTCTCTCAGCGTGCTTACGTTTTCGATTTTCTATTCTGCTGATCGCAGCGCTTTCCCGAAGGTCGCCAACACCCTTTCGTACATCTACTTTGGGCTGACCGTCTTCACCGCGCTCTGGGCATACTTCGTGCACCGCAGAAGGCTCTCGGTCATCACTGAACGTTCGGGTCAGCACCTGGATGCCCCCGTCGGGCCCTTGTTACTGGCACTAGTGCTTGTGGCAGCCCAGTGCATCAACTTCGTGGCGGTTTTCCGCGGGCTTGCCCAGAAGCAGAACGCTGTGGCGGGCACACTGGAGGCTGCGGGCCTGCCGTTCTCTGCGGATGAACTTTCGCCTCCGTTGGCCGCTATTCGGGAATTCGTTTTCTGGGTTGTCGGGGCAGACCGTGGGCCCCATCTGTGA
- the ULP1 gene encoding SUMO protease ULP1 (Syntenic homolog of Saccharomyces cerevisiae YPL020C (ULP1)), with protein MLDGIRKVLDGTRRSLLAWVYADTPASDTSEYDSGSSQARNIFHCSCRDDEGAMHGEMGVLKKRLHSDDINVPQKRSRPAGQGSGFPEALPQKVAQTKEAALVEKIDRLIAPASQLKLEKDPFNWDSPITTPSADRPSDAPERHFQYGTAFYRRRRRFQSLPRAGAQRSLLADPADEISYLRMVFNGEYKPLKMIQEERKQQLRLLQMDSRDTGLKRSILNLTERIRSVLIDTRQSQNQDADVMIVKERIIDPLSLKRKAFYAQKLKFDRSILSFEDEFKSYKKLLEERKKIQDEIRKQQRGAVLVPMLTDSDMKDIQLTLARTDKGVLNNKNNFEVTVRDFKTLAPRRWLNDTIIEYFMKQIELKYAHTVAFNSFFYSTLSERGYQGVRRWMKRKKVKIQDLHKIFVPINLDQSHWALGIIDLTKKKVMYADSLTSRANSMSFAIMKDLQNYVIEESGGSMGKDFELEHIACPQQPNGFDCGVYVCTNALYLSEDQALAFDHQDAARMRNYIGHMILSEGKK; from the coding sequence ATGCTAGATGGAATTAGAAAGGTCTTAGATGGTACGCGCCGGTCACTTTTGGCCTGGGTGTATGCGGATACGCCTGCCAGCGATACCTCGGAATACGATTCTGGCAGTAGTCAAGCGCGCAACATTTTTCACTGCTCGTGCAGGGACGACGAAGGAGCTATGCACGGTGAAATGGGTGTTTTGAAGAAGCGACTCCATTCCGATGACATTAATGTGCCACAGAAGCGGAGCAGACCAGCCGGACAGGGCTCCGGCTTTCCGGAAGCTCTTCCGCAGAAGGTCGCGCAAACGAAAGAAGCGGCACTCGTGGAGAAGATAGACCGCTTGATTGCGCCCGCTTCGCAGCTGAAGCTCGAGAAAGATCCATTTAACTGGGATAGCCCGATAACAACACCCTCCGCAGACCGGCCATCTGATGCCCCTGAGAGACATTTCCAATACGGAACGGCATTCTACCGTAGGCGCCGAAGATTTCAGAGCTTGCCTCGAGCTGGCGCGCAGCGGTCGTTGTTAGCAGACCCCGCGGATGAGATTTCATACTTGAGGATGGTCTTCAATGGCGAATATAAGCCACTAAAAATGATACAGGAAGAGCGTAAACAGCAGCTGAGACTTTTGCAAATGGATAGTCGGGACACTGGTTTGAAACGCTCGATCCTTAACTTGACTGAACGGATTAGAAGCGTACTGATTGATACAAGGCAATCTCAAAATCAGGATGCAGACGTAATGATTGTTAAAGAGCGCATTATCGACCCGCTCTCGCTGAAGCGAAAGGCGTTTTATGCCCAGAAGCTGAAGTTTGACAGGTCAATTCTATCTTTTGAGGACGAGTTCAAGAGTTACAAAAAGCTTCTAGAGGAACGCAAGAAGATCCAGGATGAAATAAGGAAACAGCAACGCGGGGCTGTACTTGTACCCATGCTGACTGACTCTGATATGAAGGATATCCAGCTTACACTAGCAAGAACAGATAAGGGCGTGCTGAATAATAAAAATAATTTTGAAGTGACTGTTCGCGACTTCAAAACGCTTGCTCCGCGCAGATGGTTAAATGATACCATTATTGAGTATTTCATGAAGCAGATAGAACTCAAGTACGCCCATACTGTGGCTTTTAACTCATTTTTTTACTCTACCTTATCTGAGCGCGGTTACCAAGGCGTAAGGCGATGGATGAAGAGAAAGAAGGTCAAAATTCAAGACCTCCACAAGATATTCGTTCCAATAAACTTGGATCAGTCACACTGGGCACTAGGTATCATTGATCTTACGAAGAAGAAAGTCATGTATGCAGACTCTTTGACGAGCAGAGCGAATTCGATGAGCTTCGCCATTATGAAAGACCTACAGAACTACGTGATAGAAGAAAGCGGAGGCTCTATGGGAAAGGATTTTGAGCTAGAACATATTGCTTGTCCGCAGCAACCAAATGGATTCGACTGCGGGGTATACGTATGCACCAATGCTCTCTATCTAAGTGAGGACCAGGCACTGGCATTTGACCATCAAGATGCGGCTAGAATGAGGAATTATATAGGGCACATGATCCTCAGCGAGGGAAAGAAATAA
- the HST2 gene encoding histone deacetylase HST2 (Syntenic homolog of Saccharomyces cerevisiae YPL015C (HST2)): MDPQELASINKVAKYIKNHPKAKVVFLVGAGISTSCGIPDFRSPNTGLYHNLSKFKLPYAEAVFAIDYFQRDPKPFYTLAREMYPGKYIPSRFHYLMKLFESKGYLKAVYTQNIDTLEREAGIAADYIIEAHGSFATNHCIDCDKTFPTETFKAMLESGEYARCEDCEGLIKPRIVFFGEDLPSVFYTSWDKLLSEMQAGKEDYLVIVAGTSLVVYPFASLPSETPRKVHRVLMNMEVVGDFKTPRKTDIIIHGETDHIAEELARALGWYDELVDISSGRSSSETTVVEKDTENQTDIKSASASVIKYKEVSSVSKEESSIDKIAEKILKLDLSRENSDD, from the coding sequence ATGGATCCTCAAGAACTTGCTAGCATCAACAAGGTTGCCAAGTATATCAAGAACCACCCGAAAGCCAAGGTTGTATTCCTGGTAGGCGCTGGAATCTCCACTTCTTGCGGGATTCCCGACTTTCGTTCGCCCAACACAGGGCTCTACCACAACTTATCCAAGTTCAAGTTACCATATGCTGAGGCAGTATTTGCGATCGACTATTTTCAGCGGGATCCCAAACCCTTCTACACTCTGGCCCGCGAGATGTACCCAGGGAAATATATTCCATCTCGCTTTCACTACCTCATGAAACTATTCGAGTCCAAAGGATACCTGAAGGCTGTATACACTCAGAACATAGACACTTTGGAGCGCGAAGCAGGTATTGCAGCGGACTATATCATTGAAGCGCATGGCTCTTTTGCAACTAACCACTGTATCGATTGTGACAAAACGTTTCCGACAGAGACTTTCAAGGCCATGCTGGAAAGCGGCGAGTATGCGCGTTGTGAGGACTGTGAAGGCTTGATTAAGCCCAGGATTGTATTCTTCGGTGAAGATCTTCCGTCCGTGTTTTATACTTCTTGGGATAAGTTACTGAGCGAAATGCAAGCTGGAAAGGAAGACTATCTGGTTATAGTAGCCGGTACATCACTCGTTGTATATCCTTTCGCATCGCTCCCTTCAGAAACACCGCGGAAGGTCCATCGTGTGCTGATGAATATGGAAGTGGTGGGCGATTTTAAAACCCCGAGGAAAACGGATATCATTATTCATGGCGAAACAGATCATATTGCGGAAGAACTGGCGCGAGCACTGGGCTGGTATGATGAACTAGTAGATATTTCATCTGGACGCTCCTCCTCGGAAACAACTGTTGTTGAGAAGGATACTGAGAATCAGACAGATATTAAGAGCGCTAGTGCAAGTGTCATAAAATACAAGGAGGTATCTTCGGTTAGCAAAGAGGAAAGTTCCATAGATAAGATTGCCGAGAAGATCCTTAAGTTGGATCTCAGCAGGGAGAATTCTGATGATTGA
- the RQC2 gene encoding Rqc2p (Syntenic homolog of Saccharomyces cerevisiae YPL009C (TAE2)), giving the protein MKQRISSLDLQLLARELKAQLEGCRLANLYNVADASKQFLLKFTKGESKISILIDCGLKIFATEFSRPIPPSPGPFVAKLRKHLKAKRLTTVKQVGADRILVLSFADGLFFLVLEFFAAGNVILLDADRRILALQRVVRDHEQKVGEIYNMFDDHFLEDVSLPVPKLDTHTLPVVQELLIKTKTAAEESKAVMPAAPVGGRKQSLKVPSIHKLLFSSYPYLSSDLLNKILKEHGIDPSQSFLELFDSADQLVDILNIAEKEAYMLLTSEKKNGYILARENPLYDEKKDAEGIRLTYEQFHPFRPYLPDGSQKKFEIVEVDGDYNRTVDKFFSTIDSTKYALRIQTQEQNARKKLEKAKAENQKKIQALVEVQHTNEQRGNAIINNIELVEEAKSAIQGLLDQQMDWTSIEKLIKTEQAKSNRIARVIKLPLNLKANKISVELPLSNEDDESSDGSWGDSESDSGFSSSDDELSDSGLSDFDAEVVRGSGSKNKKGKSKVSNKSITVSIDLSMSAYANASSYFEMKKTGAKKQLGVEQNVQKAMKNIEQKIEKDLKKKLKEQHDVLQVIRSPYFFEKYFWFISTEGFLVLMGKSGIETDQIYSKYIEDDDVYVSNGFGSQVWIKNFERTEIPPNTLMQAGIFANSASEAWSKKVATSPWWCAAKNLSKFDDVGGGLLPSGAFRLKSDEAKNFLPPAQLVMGFAFMWKIKTDDDQEAGYEEDMPAEIDEMGEVSHPSEEMVEESIGPADNLLPSNSNQSINDIIDDIPRVVGSESPVEQTAGVSGLAETKESTHDSESVVVSIIENMNKNVRGKKGKLKKIQKKYSNQDEEDILLKLQALGTLKGIEKQQKEKESEFAREQEREVKKKRREKQQQAQALKFTSSEKVKVNYKKIFKELKPVISADEEVLAPIPVFAPWPALTKYKYKVKVQPGTAKKTKSVNDVLHYFQRRNVDPLQKDKEADWPVEHELLKVFKDQDFIPLICVDKLKVSIPGGGEKQGSKTKSKKK; this is encoded by the coding sequence ATGAAGCAGCGAATTAGCTCCCTGGACCTACAATTACTGGCCAGAGAACTGAAAGCGCAGCTAGAAGGTTGTCGGTTGGCCAATCTGTACAATGTGGCGGACGCTAGCAAGCAGTTTTTACTCAAATTTACCAAAGGCGAGTCGAAGATTAGCATCTTGATCGACTGTGGACTCAAAATATTTGCAACAGAGTTTTCCCGGCCAATTCCACCGTCCCCTGGGCCGTTTGTTGCAAAGTTGCGCAAGCACCTAAAGGCGAAGCGGTTGACCACAGTGAAGCAGGTCGGCGCGGACAGAATATTAGTGTTGAGTTTCGCGGATGGATTATTCTTCCTTGTTTTGGAGTTTTTTGCTGCAGGCAATGTGATCCTTCTTGATGCTGATAGACGCATCTTGGCGCTGCAACGGGTGGTCCGTGATCATGAACAAAAGGTGGGCGAGATATACAACATGTTTGATGATCACTTCTTGGAGGATGTGTCTCTACCTGTTCCTAAGCTTGATACTCATACTTTACCCGTTGTTCAGGAACTGCTTATCAAAACAAAGACTGCTGCAGAAGAATCGAAGGCGGTAATGCCCGCCGCTCCCGTAGGGGGGCGTAAACAAAGTTTGAAGGTGCCCTCTATTCATAAACTATTGTTCAGTTCTTATCCGTACCTCTCCAGCGATCTTCTCAATAAAATCCTAAAGGAGCATGGTATAGATCCTTCGCAGTCATTCCTGGAACTATTCGACTCTGCCGATCAACTAGTAGACATCTTGAATATTGCAGAAAAGGAGGCATACATGTTATTAACGTCAGAAAAGAAGAACGGGTATATATTGGCGCGTGAGAATCCGCTGTACGATGAGAAAAAAGATGCAGAGGGCATTAGGCTTACGTATGAGCAGTTTCATCCGTTTAGGCCGTACCTCCCTGATGGTTCTCAAAAGAAGTTTGAAATTGTCGAGGTCGACGGTGATTACAACCGAACTGTAGACAAATTCTTTTCAACGATCGATTCTACAAAATACGCCTTACGCATTCAGACGCAGGAACAAAATGCGAGAAAGAAGTTAGAAAAGGCCAAAGCAGAGAACCAAAAGAAAATACAGGCATTGGTGGAAGTTCAGCATACAAACGAGCAGAGAGGCAACGCTATTATTAATAACATTGAACTAGTTGAGGAAGCtaaatctgcaattcaaGGTTTACTTGACCAGCAAATGGATTGGACATCTATTGAAAAATTGATTAAAACAGAGCAGGCGAAAAGCAATAGAATTGCACGCGTGATTAAGCTTCCTTTGAACCTAAAGGCCAATAAAATTAGCGTAGAGTTACCACTCTCAAATGAAGATGATGAATCATCCGATGGAAGCTGGGGAGATTCTGAAAGTGATTCAGGCTTCAGCTCCAGTGACGATGAATTATCAGATAGCGGTCTTTCGGACTTTGACGCCGAGGTGGTGCGGGGAAGTGGCAGCAAGAATAAAAAAGGTAAATCCAAGGTGTCAAACAAATCGATAACAGTTAGTATTGATTTATCAATGTCCGCTTATGCGAATGCTTCGAGTTATTTTGAAATGAAAAAAACGGGCGCCAAGAAACAACTAGGTGTTGAACAAAATGTGCAAAAGGCCATGAAGAACATTGAGCAGAAAATCGAGAAAGATCTCAAGAAGAAATTAAAAGAGCAGCACGATGTTTTGCAGGTGATACGATCGCCATACTTCTTCGAAAAATACTTTTGGTTTATATCAACCGAAGGATTCTTGGTGCTTATGGGTAAAAGTGGCATCGAAACAGACCAAATCTACAGCAAGTACATTGAAGATGATGATGTATATGTGTCCAATGGTTTTGGGTCCCAGGTATGGATAAAGAATTTTGAGCGCACCGAAATTCCGCCAAATACTTTAATGCAGGCCGGTATCTTTGCCAACTCCGCATCTGAAGCATGGTCTAAAAAAGTTGCTACATCACCATGGTGGTGTGCGGCTAAAAACTTGAGCAAGTTCGATGACGTTGGTGGTGGTCTCTTGCCTTCCGGGGCCTTCAGGCTCAAGAGTGATGAAGCCAAGAATTTCCTCCCGCCGGCTCAACTTGTGATGGGGTTCGCTTTTATGTGGAAAATAAAGACCGACGATGACCAAGAAGCAGGTTATGAGGAAGATATGCCCGCTGAAATCGACGAAATGGGGGAAGTAAGTCATCCTAGCGAGGAGATGGTTGAAGAATCTATCGGCCCAGCCGATAACCTCCTGCCCAGCAATTCAAATCAATCTATCAATGACATTATTGATGACATTCCCCGCGTAGTTGGCTCTGAAAGTCCCGTGGAACAGACAGCGGGTGTTTCTGGTCTTGCTGAGACAAAAGAAAGCACACATGATAGCGAATCAGTAGTGGTATCCATCATTGAAAATATGAACAAAAATGTTCGCGGTAAGAAGGGCAAATTGAAGAAGATTCAAAAGAAATACAGCAATCAGGATGAGGAAGATATCTTACTGAAATTGCAAGCATTGGGTACGCTGAAGGGTATTGAGAAACAACAGAAGGAAAAAGAATCAGAGTTTGCTAGAGAGCAAGAGAGAGAAgtcaagaagaagaggagAGAAAAGCAACAACAAGCGCAGGCCTTGAAGTTCACGTCCAGCGAGAAGGTGAAGGTTAACTATAAGAAGATCTTCAAGGAATTGAAACCAGTGATTTCAGCGGACGAGGAGGTACTAGCCCCAATACCCGTGTTCGCTCCTTGGCCAGCGTTGACAAAGTATAAATACAAAGTCAAGGTTCAGCCTGGTACTGCCAAGAAGACCAAGTCTGTTAACGACGTCCTCCATTACTTCCAGAGAAGAAACGTGGATCCTCTGCAGAAAGACAAGGAAGCAGACTGGCCCGTTGAGCACGAGCTGTTGAAGGTATTCAAGGACCAGGACTTCATTCCTCTGATTTGCGTGGATAAGTTAAAAGTCTCTATTCCGGGGGGTGGTGAAAAGCAGGGCTCTAAAACCAAAAGTAAGAAAAAGTAG
- the RET3 gene encoding coatomer subunit zeta (Syntenic homolog of Saccharomyces cerevisiae YPL010W (RET3)), translating into MANLSLYAVEAVVILDNDGQRIYAKYFNPPHQAVEEDSLSSNVKLQKELEATLFKRTHKQNADILILDEHLVLYKECADVCIYLLGPLDENEIVLQDTLGAMKLALEMVLNTDLDKRSLQDNYEIVCLVVDETVDDGIILETEARTIASRVTKSPTQETVVIDLSEKGLLSAWGFAKSKLAERLQQGL; encoded by the coding sequence ATGGCCAATCTTTCTTTGTACGCTGTGGAGGCGGTGGTGATCCTAGACAACGACGGGCAACGCATCTATGCCAAATACTTCAACCCCCCTCACCAggcggtggaggaggaCTCGCTGTCGTCAAACGTGAAGCTGCagaaggagctggaggcgACTCTGTTCAAGAGAACACACAAGCAGAACGCAGATATATTGATACTGGACGAGCACCTGGTTCTGTATAAGGAATGCGCGGACGTATGCATCTATCTCTTGGGCCCGTTGGACGAGAACGAGATTGTGCTGCAGGATACGCTGGGCGCCATGAAGCTGGCCCTCGAGATGGTGTTGAATACAGACCTGGATAAGCGCAGCCTGCAGGACAACTACGAGATTGTGTGTCTGGTGGTTGACGAGACGGTCGACGACGGGATCATCCTGGAGACAGAGGCGCGGACGATTGCGTCTCGCGTGACGAAATCGCCCACGCAGGAGACTGTGGTGATCGATCTGTCCGAAAAGGGGCTGCTGAGTGCATGGGGGTTTGCCAAGAGCAAGCTGGCAgagcggctgcagcagggCTTGTGA
- the TAF3 gene encoding Taf3p (Syntenic homolog of Saccharomyces cerevisiae YPL011C (TAF3)) gives MSCSKDFYFGLLRVSMIQLLKAHGFDRARSSTVDMFTDLYVRFLGLLASELQRLASARQQQDDTVCLQDLTLALQNLGLIRPADVLDVYDENPALPGDEGVQRLKNWAVHDAAAVDARLVATPTPELLRVREGGGGKAGTKPLSLIPEYINQLNSGKKNEEEEREETELVEAMINNGDMDDWVRFMVTRQRVHALRKLSGKMPRELESLPTIPGLKNSVLGRGKGGANPEHFPADVIDEQNHELRSHAAELVSRLPASNKNNRLDAISLSFEEDPAYAPDPMSLDDAIMDLDYLDDAVLEEEFGDHYKDFNEFESLEVADALKLTDTDLELGDYQDIRDAFNNGDSPTYDTGI, from the coding sequence ATGAGTTGTAGCAAGGACTTCTACTTCGGGTTGCTGCGGGTATCTATGAtccagctgctgaaggCGCATGGGTTTGATCGGGCGAGGTCTTCGACGGTAGATATGTTCACCGATCTGTATGTGAGGTTTCTGGGATTGCTTGCGAGTGAGTTGCAGCGATTGGCGTcggcgcggcagcagcaggatGACACGGTCTGCCTACAGGACCTGACACTGGCGCTGCAGAACCTAGGGCTCATACGGCCGGCCGACGTGCTGGACGTGTACGACGAGAACCCTGCGCTGCCGGGCGATGAGGGCGTGCAACGGCTGAAGAATTGGGCGGTGCACGACGCGGCCGCGGTGGATGCGCGTCTGGTTGCGACGCCGACGccggagctgctgcgggtGCGCGAAGGGGGCGGAGGCAAGGCGGGTACCAAGCCGTTGTCGCTGATTCCGGAATACATCAACCAGTTGAACAGCGGGAAGAAGaacgaggaggaggagcgcgaAGAGACGGAGCTTGTGGAGGCGATGATCAACAACGGCGATATGGACGACTGGGTACGCTTTATGGTAACGCGGCAGCGCGTGCACGCGCTGCGCAAGCTCTCGGGAAAGATGCCGCGGGAGCTAGAAAGCCTGCCTACGATTCCGGGCCTGAAGAACTCCGTCCTGGGGCGTGGCAAAGGCGGCGCGAATCCTGAGCACTTTCCCGCCGATGTAATAGATGAGCAGAACCACGAACTACGCAGCCATGCAGCCGAGCTGGTGTCGCGACTCCCAGCGTCCAATAAGAACAACAGGCTCGATGCGATATCTCTTTCGTTTGAGGAAGATCCTGCATATGCTCCGGACCCGATGTCGTTGGATGACGCGATCATGGACCTCGATTATCTGGATGATGCTGTGCTCGAGGAGGAATTCGGTGATCATTACAAAGACTTTAACGAATTTGAAAGCCTAGAGGTTGCCGATGCTCTGAAGCTGACCGACACAGACCTGGAACTTGGAGACTATCAGGATATTAGAGATGCATTTAATAATGGTGATTCGCCTACATATGATACCGGTATATAA